A stretch of Bombus huntii isolate Logan2020A chromosome 7, iyBomHunt1.1, whole genome shotgun sequence DNA encodes these proteins:
- the LOC126868023 gene encoding E3 ubiquitin-protein ligase MYLIP isoform X1 has translation MWCLVSQANSVILEVQVDPKAIGQVCLEKACDCLGISKECDYFGLKYQNAKGEELWLNLRNPIERQTGGGVAPLRFALRVKFWVPPHLLLQEATRHQFYLHSRLELLEGRLKVSDWASVARLVALIAQADTGDYDSLSPPNALYSQCCQIQTAESCESRPQDFLHRIVQQHKEIKAMKTSTAEYWLLKEISNLDTFGQEMFHSKFGYNGVSMIGVGPHGITVYRNHDEETQNIPYTAIQSATTQRRMFHLVYLSLDGEETSLNFKLDSSQSASGLYRAITEKHAFYSCETVRSAVTAQFIRDLKGTIISIFNEDSTLGKKYVFDIRRTCREVYDNARRALYCEAATVSLPEEKEILQKQDCGDCEDPKCKESRECLTRLLDAMLCRICMDRSLDTALFPCGHAVACLDCARRCERCPLCRADIDHCRTIYLPIELTHVDKHNPKLLSESIEPSYGNSSTEEIQKRSLPTERSVVNGNDI, from the exons GCATGCGACTGTTTGGGCATCAGCAAGGAGTGCGACTACTTTGGCTTGAAATACCAGAACGCGAAGGGCGAGGAACTCTGGTTGAACCTGAGGAATCCCATAGAGAGACAAACGGGTGGCGGCGTAGCGCCTTTAAGATTCGCATTGAGGGTTAAGTTTTGGGTGCCGCCTCACCTGTTGCTGCAAGAAGCCACCAG GCATCAGTTCTACTTGCACTCTCGTTTGGAGTTACTCGAGGGTAGATTGAAAGTGTCGGATTGGGCTTCCGTGGCACGTTTGGTCGCTTTGATAGCGCAGGCCGACACAGGCGATTACGATTCGCTGTCACCACCGAACGCGCTCTACTCGCAATGTTGTCAAATTCAAACGGCGGAGTCGTGCGAATCCAGACCTCAGGACTTTCTCCATCGGATAGTTCAACAACACAAGGAGATCAAG GCGATGAAAACCTCCACAGCCGAGTATTGGTTGCTGAAGGAGATATCGAATTTGGATACGTTCGGCCAGGAGATGTTTCACAGTAAATTCGGGTACAACGGAGTGTCGATGATCGGAGTCGGACCTCATGGTATCACGGTTTATCGTAATCACGACGAGGAAACGCAAAA CATACCATATACGGCGATACAAAGCGCAACGACTCAACGTCGAATGTTTCATTTAGTCTACCTCTCGCTCGACGGCGAGGAGACGtcgttaaatttcaaattagaCTCGAGTCAATCCGCCAGTGGACTTTACCGGGCGATTACCGAGAAGCACGCGTTTTATAGCTGCGAGACGGTCAGGAGCGCGGTTACGGCGCAGTTTATACGCGACTTGAAG GGCACCATTATCTCGATATTCAACGAGGATTCCACTTTAGGAAAGAAATACGTGTTCGATATTCGCAGAACGTGCCGAGAGGTGTACGACAACGCACGGCGCGCTCTCTACTGCGAAGCTGCGACCGTTAGCCTGCCGGAGGAGAAGGAAATTTTGCAGAAGCAGGATTGCGGAGACTGCGAGGATCCGAAATGCAAG GAATCTCGAGAATGTCTAACGAGATTGTTGGACGCGATGCTGTGCCGCATTTGCATGGACCGTAGTTTGGACACTGCCTTGTTTCCGTGCGGACACGCGGTAGCCTGCTTGGATTGCGCCAGGCGATgcgaacgttgtcctctctgtcGAGCCGACATCGACCATTGTCGCACGATATATCTTCCGATCGAGCTAACGCACGTCGACAAGCACAATCCGAAATTGCTCTCGGAATCCATCGAACCTAGTTACGGCAACTCTTCTACCGAGGAAATTCAAAAGAGAAGCTTACCAACCGAAAGATCCGTGGTAAACGGTAACGATATCTGA
- the LOC126868023 gene encoding E3 ubiquitin-protein ligase MYLIP isoform X2, translated as MWCLVSQANSVILEVQVDPKAIGQACDCLGISKECDYFGLKYQNAKGEELWLNLRNPIERQTGGGVAPLRFALRVKFWVPPHLLLQEATRHQFYLHSRLELLEGRLKVSDWASVARLVALIAQADTGDYDSLSPPNALYSQCCQIQTAESCESRPQDFLHRIVQQHKEIKAMKTSTAEYWLLKEISNLDTFGQEMFHSKFGYNGVSMIGVGPHGITVYRNHDEETQNIPYTAIQSATTQRRMFHLVYLSLDGEETSLNFKLDSSQSASGLYRAITEKHAFYSCETVRSAVTAQFIRDLKGTIISIFNEDSTLGKKYVFDIRRTCREVYDNARRALYCEAATVSLPEEKEILQKQDCGDCEDPKCKESRECLTRLLDAMLCRICMDRSLDTALFPCGHAVACLDCARRCERCPLCRADIDHCRTIYLPIELTHVDKHNPKLLSESIEPSYGNSSTEEIQKRSLPTERSVVNGNDI; from the exons GCATGCGACTGTTTGGGCATCAGCAAGGAGTGCGACTACTTTGGCTTGAAATACCAGAACGCGAAGGGCGAGGAACTCTGGTTGAACCTGAGGAATCCCATAGAGAGACAAACGGGTGGCGGCGTAGCGCCTTTAAGATTCGCATTGAGGGTTAAGTTTTGGGTGCCGCCTCACCTGTTGCTGCAAGAAGCCACCAG GCATCAGTTCTACTTGCACTCTCGTTTGGAGTTACTCGAGGGTAGATTGAAAGTGTCGGATTGGGCTTCCGTGGCACGTTTGGTCGCTTTGATAGCGCAGGCCGACACAGGCGATTACGATTCGCTGTCACCACCGAACGCGCTCTACTCGCAATGTTGTCAAATTCAAACGGCGGAGTCGTGCGAATCCAGACCTCAGGACTTTCTCCATCGGATAGTTCAACAACACAAGGAGATCAAG GCGATGAAAACCTCCACAGCCGAGTATTGGTTGCTGAAGGAGATATCGAATTTGGATACGTTCGGCCAGGAGATGTTTCACAGTAAATTCGGGTACAACGGAGTGTCGATGATCGGAGTCGGACCTCATGGTATCACGGTTTATCGTAATCACGACGAGGAAACGCAAAA CATACCATATACGGCGATACAAAGCGCAACGACTCAACGTCGAATGTTTCATTTAGTCTACCTCTCGCTCGACGGCGAGGAGACGtcgttaaatttcaaattagaCTCGAGTCAATCCGCCAGTGGACTTTACCGGGCGATTACCGAGAAGCACGCGTTTTATAGCTGCGAGACGGTCAGGAGCGCGGTTACGGCGCAGTTTATACGCGACTTGAAG GGCACCATTATCTCGATATTCAACGAGGATTCCACTTTAGGAAAGAAATACGTGTTCGATATTCGCAGAACGTGCCGAGAGGTGTACGACAACGCACGGCGCGCTCTCTACTGCGAAGCTGCGACCGTTAGCCTGCCGGAGGAGAAGGAAATTTTGCAGAAGCAGGATTGCGGAGACTGCGAGGATCCGAAATGCAAG GAATCTCGAGAATGTCTAACGAGATTGTTGGACGCGATGCTGTGCCGCATTTGCATGGACCGTAGTTTGGACACTGCCTTGTTTCCGTGCGGACACGCGGTAGCCTGCTTGGATTGCGCCAGGCGATgcgaacgttgtcctctctgtcGAGCCGACATCGACCATTGTCGCACGATATATCTTCCGATCGAGCTAACGCACGTCGACAAGCACAATCCGAAATTGCTCTCGGAATCCATCGAACCTAGTTACGGCAACTCTTCTACCGAGGAAATTCAAAAGAGAAGCTTACCAACCGAAAGATCCGTGGTAAACGGTAACGATATCTGA